One part of the bacterium BMS3Abin08 genome encodes these proteins:
- the fabG_1 gene encoding 3-oxoacyl-[acyl-carrier-protein] reductase FabG, which translates to MRVALITGATGGLGRELAKRLDAEGFRIIIHYFTSENEAKALSSTLNNHPCLIRSDISDFKKTAGMAQQIEGDIGRLDIIINNAGITKDLPLMSYPLSTWNKIIDTNLKGTFNCVRHLTPLMINSGGGHIINISSYSGLHGKAGQVAYSASKAGITGFTISAARELSGYDIFVNAVVPGYLPVGMGAAAKKAMDEAMAGSMTGALSSPENVAAFISCLVGTRGITGQVFTLESRV; encoded by the coding sequence TTGCGGGTTGCTCTCATAACCGGGGCCACAGGTGGACTTGGCAGAGAACTGGCCAAGAGACTTGATGCCGAGGGGTTCAGGATAATAATCCACTATTTCACATCGGAGAACGAAGCAAAAGCGCTCTCATCCACGCTTAACAACCACCCCTGCCTGATCAGGTCCGACATCTCTGATTTTAAAAAGACGGCCGGGATGGCTCAACAGATCGAAGGGGACATCGGAAGGCTCGATATCATTATAAACAATGCCGGCATAACAAAGGATCTCCCCCTCATGAGCTATCCCCTGTCAACCTGGAACAAAATCATCGACACTAATCTCAAAGGGACTTTCAACTGCGTCAGGCACCTGACACCTTTAATGATAAACTCGGGCGGAGGACATATAATAAACATCTCTTCCTACTCGGGCTTGCACGGTAAGGCCGGACAGGTTGCATACAGTGCATCAAAGGCCGGAATAACAGGGTTTACCATAAGTGCCGCCCGTGAACTCTCCGGATATGATATATTCGTAAACGCTGTTGTCCCGGGTTATCTGCCCGTGGGGATGGGTGCCGCTGCAAAAAAGGCAATGGACGAAGCCATGGCAGGCAGTATGACGGGAGCGCTATCATCACCGGAGAATGTGGCGGCATTTATATCCTGTCTTGTCGGCACCAGGGGAATCACAGGACAGGTATTCACACTTGAGAGCAGGGTTTAG